The following nucleotide sequence is from cyanobacterium endosymbiont of Braarudosphaera bigelowii.
TCCAATGTATTCTTATTAATTTATTAAAGCAAAATCAAACAAATCCAAATTTTCTAGCTGGTCATAGTTTGGGAGAATATGCAGCCTTACATGCAGCAGAAGTCTTTGACTTTACCACAGGATTACAACTAGTTAAAAACCGTGCAGAATTTATGGATAATGTTGTTGGAGGAAAAATGGTCGCTTTAATAAAATTTGATCGCTTATATCTGAATGAAATAATTGCAAATGTTCCTAATGTAGTTTTAGCTAATGACAATAGTGAACAACAAGTAGTTATTTCAGGTACTCCTCAAGCAGTTGACAAAGTTTCTAATAGTATTAAGGCTAAAAGAGTAATTGAACTCAAGGTTTCCGGAGCATTTCACTCCCATTTAATGAAAGAAGCATCTGAACAATTTCAAGTATTATTAGAAAATATTAATTTCGAAGAAGCACAAGTTCCTGTTCTTTCAAATGTTGAAGCAGTTCCAAGAACTTCTAAAATTGTTTTAAAGGAAAATCTAAAAAAACAAATGACTGGTTCAGTTCGTTGGCGCGAAACTATGATATCTATGGTAGAGCACGAAGTAATTAGAATAGTAGAAATTGGACCAGGGAAAATTTTATCTAATTTATTTAAGAAAGAATATACTCAAATTACTATAAAAAATATTAGCTCCCTATCTGATTTTTGAGAATGATATAAAAAAATGATTTTATTTGTAGAAAAGTTAGATGTTTATATTTATACATTGTTCGACAATTCTTTATGAAGATATGTAAGATTATTTGTAATCTAGTTATCTCAAAATAAACAGTTTATGCTCTCAAGGCTGAGGAGAGTGGCTACGATATCTATAATAAGCTGAACAAGTTCCTTCTGAAGATACCATAGGAGCACCTAAGGGACTTTCTGGAGTACATACATTTCCAAAAGCTGGACAATCATAAGGTTTTTTTTGCCCTTGCATAATATCACCACTAATACACACTTCTGGATACGCTGATTGAACAGTTTTATCTTTAGAAATTTTAAAGCGATTTAAAGCATCATAAA
It contains:
- the fabD gene encoding ACP S-malonyltransferase; the protein is MVTKTAWIFPGQGSQIVGMGRDLATTDLGKEYFRKAQDILGWSVLEVCQGDTKILSRTLYTQPCLYVIQCILINLLKQNQTNPNFLAGHSLGEYAALHAAEVFDFTTGLQLVKNRAEFMDNVVGGKMVALIKFDRLYLNEIIANVPNVVLANDNSEQQVVISGTPQAVDKVSNSIKAKRVIELKVSGAFHSHLMKEASEQFQVLLENINFEEAQVPVLSNVEAVPRTSKIVLKENLKKQMTGSVRWRETMISMVEHEVIRIVEIGPGKILSNLFKKEYTQITIKNISSLSDF